A window of Pedobacter lusitanus contains these coding sequences:
- a CDS encoding DUF2752 domain-containing protein has protein sequence MHKIFILSAFSAFLEKADNYMLPCPFKYITGYDCPGCGFQRSFLALLKGDLYHSFYLYPATIPILITVITGLAAHFWWGPKSKNLINVLYMITASIITISYLFKIFMPHTH, from the coding sequence ATGCATAAAATATTTATCTTATCAGCTTTCTCTGCCTTTTTAGAGAAAGCTGATAATTATATGCTGCCCTGCCCCTTTAAATATATTACAGGCTATGACTGTCCCGGCTGTGGTTTTCAGCGTTCCTTTTTAGCCTTGCTCAAAGGTGATTTGTATCATAGTTTTTATCTATATCCTGCTACTATACCTATATTGATAACTGTGATAACAGGCCTTGCTGCCCATTTCTGGTGGGGCCCTAAAAGTAAAAACCTGATTAATGTATTGTACATGATTACTGCATCTATCATTACCATCAGTTATCTGTTTAAGATTTTTATGCCGCATACGCATTAA